Proteins from one uncultured Anaeromusa sp. genomic window:
- a CDS encoding cysteine hydrolase family protein: protein MNGMLLPSATLLIIDVQNAIDDPTWSRWGVRNHPKAEVKMEQLLRAWRQARRRVIHVHHWSTEAGSTYYPGQPGCESKACVSPLEGETIFCKDVNSAFIGTKLESYLRAKEVSQLVVFGVITNNSVETTVRMAGNLGFEVFLAEDACFTFAKADYSGRVRTAEEVHAMSLANLEGEYCHVVETAQIEQWL, encoded by the coding sequence ATGAACGGGATGCTGTTGCCATCGGCAACTTTGTTGATTATTGACGTGCAAAATGCGATTGATGATCCGACGTGGAGTCGCTGGGGGGTAAGAAACCATCCGAAAGCGGAAGTAAAGATGGAACAACTGTTGCGGGCCTGGAGACAGGCAAGACGCAGGGTGATTCATGTGCACCATTGGTCAACAGAAGCAGGCTCAACCTATTATCCTGGACAACCAGGTTGTGAAAGTAAAGCGTGTGTATCCCCCTTGGAGGGAGAAACTATTTTTTGCAAAGATGTAAACAGTGCTTTTATTGGTACAAAGCTGGAGTCATATTTGCGAGCAAAGGAAGTGAGCCAATTAGTAGTGTTTGGGGTAATCACAAATAATTCCGTAGAAACGACCGTGCGTATGGCCGGAAATTTGGGTTTTGAAGTGTTTTTAGCGGAAGATGCCTGTTTTACTTTTGCTAAGGCTGATTATAGCGGGAGAGTACGAACCGCGGAAGAAGTGCATGCCATGTCCTTGGCCAACTTAGAGGGAGAGTACTGCCATGTTGTAGAAACTGCACAAATAGAACAATGGTTATGA
- a CDS encoding VOC family protein: MRQKLNVVTLGVRDLARSREFYQNGLGWKPSSASQESIAFFDLGGVALALYSREELAADATIAAAGTGFSGLTLAYNAKSEKEVDAVLKEARAAGAVLVKAPQKVSWGGYSGYFADPDGHLWEVAWNPYLELDKKDALVLP, translated from the coding sequence ATGCGGCAAAAGTTAAATGTAGTGACTTTGGGAGTGCGTGACTTAGCGAGATCTCGGGAATTTTACCAAAATGGCTTGGGCTGGAAGCCCTCTTCGGCGAGCCAAGAGAGCATCGCTTTTTTTGATTTAGGCGGCGTGGCGCTGGCCTTGTATTCGCGGGAAGAATTGGCAGCCGACGCGACTATCGCTGCGGCGGGGACCGGTTTTTCCGGCTTGACTCTGGCTTATAACGCGAAAAGCGAAAAAGAAGTAGATGCGGTGTTGAAAGAAGCTCGGGCTGCCGGAGCTGTCTTGGTTAAAGCCCCTCAGAAAGTGTCTTGGGGCGGCTATAGCGGCTATTTTGCCGATCCGGACGGCCATTTGTGGGAAGTGGCCTGGAATCCGTATCTGGAATTGGAT